The following are encoded together in the Thalassomonas haliotis genome:
- a CDS encoding putative nucleotidyltransferase substrate binding domain-containing protein, producing the protein MNAELTEIRDFIKASPPFDKLPDEAADKLTEHIHIGYLRKDSSLPPKNITEPRLYIVRKGALSYLDTEHELLGKFGEGDICTVFCLPDDKVNIAVKTDEDTLLYSINWQQAFDLLQPYPEVLAYFNTSAAERLQHQVSKIHEQAVVNATLMNTSIGDFYRAPAVTITAAASIRDAALKMNEFNLSSLLVTEHNEMAGIVTDKDIRQRCVAQGLAYDQPVSDIMSRQLISIAADNNAFDALVLMTSKQIHHLPVTRDGQLAGMITVTDLLQQEGQNAVHITGAIHKADTIKALVEISKLVPKLQQHMVKTGTTAAHVGKSISAITAAFTVRLIEMAEKISGPAPVPYVWVAAGSQARREQCCHSDQDNALILSDQAKPEHDYWFHDLASFVCDGLAACGYAYCPGNVMATNPKWRQSQKVWRQYFENWVNKPDPKALLHCSIFFDLAPVYGESSLLTDLRRTMLAQTRGNTVFLAHLTKNALNLRPPLGFFRDFVLEKNGDNKNTLDLKHKGIAPIVDLARIYALAEGVSAVNTLERLRQVGGTASLTRASAKNLIDAVEFMGMLRIDHQVKQLQQGKVADNFLSPKQISRLEREHLKDAFKVVKSLQDVRQSVYG; encoded by the coding sequence ATGAATGCTGAACTGACCGAAATCCGTGATTTTATCAAGGCATCTCCTCCTTTTGATAAATTGCCCGATGAGGCCGCGGATAAGCTTACGGAACATATCCATATCGGATACCTGAGAAAAGACAGCAGCTTACCTCCTAAAAATATCACGGAGCCCCGTTTATACATAGTGCGCAAAGGGGCGTTATCTTATTTGGATACAGAGCATGAATTATTAGGCAAGTTCGGCGAAGGCGATATTTGTACGGTTTTTTGCCTGCCGGACGACAAGGTTAACATTGCCGTAAAAACCGATGAAGATACCTTGTTATACAGCATCAACTGGCAGCAGGCCTTTGACTTGCTCCAGCCGTATCCTGAAGTTTTGGCGTATTTTAATACCTCAGCTGCCGAGCGCCTGCAGCACCAGGTCAGTAAAATTCATGAGCAAGCCGTAGTCAATGCCACCTTAATGAATACCAGTATCGGCGATTTTTATCGTGCGCCTGCGGTTACCATCACCGCCGCGGCCTCGATTAGGGATGCTGCGCTGAAAATGAATGAATTTAACCTCTCGTCCTTGCTGGTGACCGAGCATAATGAAATGGCGGGCATAGTGACCGACAAAGATATCCGCCAGCGCTGTGTAGCCCAAGGCCTGGCCTATGATCAGCCGGTGAGTGATATTATGTCCCGGCAATTGATCTCGATAGCAGCCGACAACAATGCCTTTGATGCCCTGGTATTGATGACCAGCAAACAAATCCATCATCTGCCGGTCACCCGGGATGGTCAACTGGCAGGCATGATCACGGTAACGGATTTGCTCCAGCAGGAAGGGCAAAATGCCGTGCATATTACCGGCGCTATCCATAAAGCCGATACCATTAAAGCACTGGTGGAAATCAGCAAACTCGTGCCTAAGCTGCAGCAGCACATGGTTAAAACCGGCACCACAGCTGCCCATGTCGGTAAAAGCATCAGCGCCATTACCGCCGCCTTTACCGTGCGCCTGATTGAAATGGCGGAAAAAATCTCCGGCCCGGCTCCGGTGCCTTATGTCTGGGTGGCAGCCGGCTCTCAGGCCAGGCGCGAGCAATGCTGCCACTCCGATCAGGACAATGCCCTGATCCTCTCGGATCAAGCCAAACCTGAGCATGACTACTGGTTTCATGACCTGGCCAGCTTTGTTTGCGATGGTCTGGCCGCCTGCGGTTATGCCTATTGTCCGGGTAATGTTATGGCGACCAATCCCAAATGGCGGCAAAGCCAGAAAGTATGGCGGCAATATTTTGAAAACTGGGTCAACAAACCCGATCCCAAGGCGTTGCTGCATTGCAGTATCTTTTTTGATTTAGCGCCTGTTTACGGTGAAAGCTCGTTATTGACGGACTTGCGCCGGACTATGCTGGCACAAACCCGGGGCAATACGGTGTTTCTGGCCCACTTAACGAAAAATGCCCTCAACTTACGTCCGCCGCTGGGCTTTTTCCGGGATTTTGTTTTAGAGAAAAACGGCGACAATAAAAATACCCTGGATTTAAAGCATAAGGGGATAGCCCCGATTGTCGATCTTGCGCGGATTTATGCCCTGGCAGAAGGAGTCAGCGCCGTGAATACCCTTGAGCGTCTGCGCCAGGTAGGCGGCACTGCCTCGTTAACCCGGGCATCGGCGAAGAACCTGATAGATGCGGTGGAATTTATGGGCATGCTGCGTATCGATCACCAGGTAAAACAGCTTCAGCAGGGCAAGGTAGCCGATAATTTTCTATCGCCGAAACAAATCTCCAGGTTGGAGCGGGAGCACCTTAAAGATGCCTTTAAGGTGGTGAAATCCCTGCAGGATGTCCGGCAAAGTGTTTACGGCTAG
- a CDS encoding exonuclease domain-containing protein, with protein sequence MKLLDKLHLALSGYQAHRKRLLARAPDGPLKAFLSVPFPDKNTPISEVPVLALDFETTGLDAKKDQLLSAGFVAIDRGEICLKSRYHQIVKTRGQLDEDNVVIHQITDSAKEQGAELAQVVEALLGALAGKVMLVHFARIEMTFLRQACLELYGMAPVFPVIDTLVVAKRRLDKRDLPYDASALRLGSLRQSHQLPAHFAHNALNDALATAELLLAEVACAHHGEQLPLKHYLL encoded by the coding sequence ATGAAATTACTTGATAAATTACATCTTGCCCTGTCCGGTTACCAGGCCCACAGGAAGCGTTTGTTGGCCCGGGCGCCGGACGGGCCGTTAAAGGCGTTTTTATCTGTGCCGTTTCCCGATAAAAATACGCCTATCTCTGAAGTGCCGGTACTGGCGCTGGACTTTGAAACCACAGGTTTAGATGCCAAAAAAGATCAGTTGCTCAGTGCCGGTTTCGTGGCAATAGACCGGGGGGAAATTTGCCTTAAATCCCGTTATCACCAGATAGTGAAAACCCGGGGACAGCTTGATGAAGACAATGTTGTCATCCACCAAATAACCGATAGCGCCAAAGAGCAGGGGGCCGAATTGGCGCAAGTGGTGGAAGCGCTACTTGGCGCGCTGGCGGGCAAAGTGATGCTGGTGCATTTTGCCCGCATAGAAATGACTTTTTTGCGCCAGGCCTGCCTTGAGCTTTACGGCATGGCGCCGGTTTTCCCGGTGATCGATACCTTAGTGGTTGCCAAGCGCCGACTGGATAAGCGGGACTTGCCCTATGATGCGTCAGCTTTGCGTCTTGGCAGCTTAAGGCAAAGCCATCAGCTACCCGCGCATTTTGCCCACAATGCCTTAAACGATGCCCTGGCTACCGCTGAACTCCTGCTGGCAGAAGTCGCCTGTGCCCATCACGGCGAGCAACTCCCCCTTAAACATTATCTGTTATAA